Genomic window (Bacillus vallismortis):
AAATAGATCATTCCCCAAACTACCGGGTTTCTCATAGAAATAATCCTCCAATAATCAATTGCATTTGTGTGCTCTGCTGTTCAAGGTACTTTTGAACAGGTTCAAGCTGCATGATAACGACAAATGTATTCATCATGACATGGGCGAAAATCGGCACCCATATCCGTTTTGTCCTCGCATACAAGAAGGCAAAGGTAAAGCCCATAGCTGTATAAAGAAGAAGATGCTTCAAATCAGCGTGAACAATACCGAAAATAATCGAGCTGAGCAGTGCTGCAAAAAAGAAATTCGTTTTTTCGTAAAGCGCCCCGAAAATGATTTTTCTGAAGAGGATTTCTTCTAATATAGGCCCGACGATAGAAGAAACGATAATCATGAGCGGGACTGCCTGAATGACTTTAAGAATGGCTTGTGTATTTTCTGATTCTCTTCCAATGCCGAATATATAATATTCAATAGAGCCTGCTATTCCTTGAGAGAAAAGGGCAATGAAAAAACCGGCTATCGCCCAAAGGATAGAAAGCCCGACGGAGTCTTTCCGGCCGTTTCGCAACGTTGTCTTCGGAACCGTTCTTAGAATAAGCAGAACGACAATGAGACAGGCGATAAAGCTGATGACGGACCATAATCCTTGTGCGTGCAGCATGTTTTCCTTGGTAGGCTGTCCTCCGGCATAACCGAATCTAAAGAACAAGGGAATCGCAATTATGTAGGAAAACTGCATAATGATGTATGTCAAAATAATAAACCAATACTGTTTTCTCAAATATATGTACTCCTTTGTTAAATGGGTTTCGTTCTCTACAGCTATTGTAACATAATCAGAACGGGGGTGAAAAAGCTAAGGGATAAGGGTGCTGAAAAGAATCATGTAAGCGTGAAAATTTTTTTATCTTATCACTTGAAATTGGAAGTGAGATTCTTTATTATAAGAATTGTGTTAGCACTCTTTAGTGTTGAGTGCTAAAATTACATATTCATACTATTGAGGAGGTTATTACATTGTTAAAGCCATTAGGTGATCGCGTTGTCATTGAACTCGTAGAATCTGAAGAAAAAACTGCCAGCGGAATTGTGTTGCCGGATTCTGCAAAAGAAAAACCACAAGAAGGCAAAATCGTGGCAGCTGGTTCAGGTCGCGTGTTAGAAAGCGGAGAGCGCGTTGCTTTAGAAGTAAAAGAGGGCGACCGCATTATCTTCTCAAAATACGCAGGTACTGAAGTGAAATACGAAGGTACTGAATACTTAATCTTACGTGAAAG
Coding sequences:
- the groES gene encoding co-chaperone GroES is translated as MLKPLGDRVVIELVESEEKTASGIVLPDSAKEKPQEGKIVAAGSGRVLESGERVALEVKEGDRIIFSKYAGTEVKYEGTEYLILRESDILAVIG
- a CDS encoding lysostaphin resistance A-like protein, producing the protein MRKQYWFIILTYIIMQFSYIIAIPLFFRFGYAGGQPTKENMLHAQGLWSVISFIACLIVVLLILRTVPKTTLRNGRKDSVGLSILWAIAGFFIALFSQGIAGSIEYYIFGIGRESENTQAILKVIQAVPLMIIVSSIVGPILEEILFRKIIFGALYEKTNFFFAALLSSIIFGIVHADLKHLLLYTAMGFTFAFLYARTKRIWVPIFAHVMMNTFVVIMQLEPVQKYLEQQSTQMQLIIGGLFL